A stretch of Chlamydiales bacterium DNA encodes these proteins:
- the lpxA gene encoding acyl-ACP--UDP-N-acetylglucosamine O-acyltransferase, whose protein sequence is MSNIHPYAVIEPGAIIGENVTVEAYAVVKGTVTLHDNVVIKSHAYIDGNTTIGEGTVIWPSASIGTKTQDLKFRGEKTYVTIGKNCEIREFATINSSCQEGSVVKLGDGCLIMAYCHVAHNCEIGNRVIMANNAMLAGHVVVEDFAIIGGMTPVHQFSRIGCYSMVGGFSRITHDVPPYTLGAGAPYKLGGLNLIGLKRHGFPIEVRRALTKAFKLTYRSGLRISAALEIIEDEVEINSHVRHWIDFCRNSKRGLIGLQGSSSEEEFESLEELLEEEEAQV, encoded by the coding sequence ATGTCAAATATTCATCCTTACGCGGTCATTGAGCCAGGTGCAATCATCGGCGAGAATGTCACAGTCGAGGCCTATGCAGTGGTGAAAGGAACAGTTACTCTACACGACAATGTCGTGATTAAATCTCACGCCTACATCGATGGCAACACCACAATTGGCGAAGGAACTGTGATCTGGCCCTCTGCGAGCATCGGCACAAAAACTCAAGATCTGAAATTCCGCGGTGAGAAGACCTACGTCACCATTGGAAAAAACTGCGAAATCCGCGAGTTTGCGACAATCAACTCCTCTTGCCAAGAGGGCTCTGTTGTTAAGCTCGGCGATGGATGCCTCATCATGGCCTACTGCCACGTCGCACACAACTGCGAGATCGGCAACCGCGTTATCATGGCAAACAACGCCATGCTGGCGGGTCACGTTGTCGTAGAAGATTTTGCGATCATTGGTGGCATGACACCAGTCCACCAGTTCTCCCGCATCGGCTGCTACTCGATGGTCGGCGGGTTTAGCCGCATCACACACGACGTTCCTCCTTATACGCTAGGAGCTGGCGCTCCATATAAGCTCGGCGGATTAAATCTAATCGGTTTAAAACGCCACGGATTCCCCATCGAGGTGCGCAGAGCTCTAACAAAAGCGTTCAAGCTCACCTACCGCTCCGGTTTAAGAATTTCAGCAGCTCTCGAGATCATTGAAGATGAAGTGGAGATCAACTCGCACGTTCGTCACTGGATCGACTTCTGCCGCAATTCAAAACGCGGACTTATCGGCCTCCAAGGAAGCTCTAGCGAAGAAGAGTTTGAGTCGCTCGAAGAGCTCTTAGAGGAAGAGGAAGCTCAGGTTTAA